One segment of Natronosalvus halobius DNA contains the following:
- a CDS encoding DUF7344 domain-containing protein: MSSIDTSLPEEITAVTANDTDETLSKDVIFELLKNRRRREVLAYLLDAEETVTLGELAEQIAAWENDTDVNALSSDQRKRVYVALYQTHLPKMDDAGIVDYDQDRGLITLADNADLLVMYLDTDTHRRERWDRWYAAMSVVGAVVLSAGLLGVPGISAIPLSALAGVIVAAFLTVSFVHVFVNHRFQQVVEEKLSRIQ, translated from the coding sequence ATGTCCTCCATCGATACGTCCCTCCCCGAGGAAATAACCGCCGTTACGGCGAACGATACTGACGAAACGCTCTCGAAAGACGTCATCTTCGAGTTGCTGAAAAACCGGCGACGGCGAGAGGTACTCGCGTACTTACTCGACGCCGAGGAGACGGTAACGCTGGGTGAACTCGCCGAACAGATCGCGGCCTGGGAGAACGACACCGACGTCAACGCGCTGAGCTCCGATCAGCGAAAACGAGTCTACGTCGCCCTCTACCAGACGCATCTGCCGAAGATGGACGACGCGGGTATCGTCGATTACGACCAGGACCGAGGTCTCATCACCCTGGCCGATAACGCGGATTTACTCGTCATGTACCTCGACACGGACACCCACCGCCGCGAGCGGTGGGATCGATGGTACGCGGCCATGAGCGTCGTGGGCGCGGTGGTCCTCTCCGCCGGCCTCCTCGGCGTCCCCGGAATCTCGGCCATCCCGCTCTCGGCCCTCGCTGGCGTAATCGTCGCGGCCTTCCTCACGGTCTCGTTCGTCCACGTCTTCGTGAACCACCGGTTCCAGCAGGTCGTCGAGGAAAAGCTGTCCAGGATCCAGTAA
- a CDS encoding transcription initiation factor IIB encodes MTRSVTERTRQESQRTNSGQCPDCETNTVVSDPDRGELICRECGLVLGDEPIDYGPEWRAFNAKEHDQLSRVGAPLTQSMHDRGLTTTIDWRNRDANGHTMSADKHGQLHRLRVWQERIRTKNAGERNLKYALSEIDRMVSALGLPNSVKETASVIYRRALDRDLIRGRSIEGVATSALYTACREEGIPRSLEEVTAVSRVDQREIGRTYRYIADELNINLEPTNPRQFVPRFCSELGVGKDVESKAVEIIDATTEQGLHSGKSPTGFAAAAIYAAGLLCNETIPQRAVAETAQTTVVTVRNRYREQLDAIDQSVEA; translated from the coding sequence ATGACGCGGTCCGTCACCGAACGCACACGACAGGAGTCACAGCGGACGAACAGCGGCCAGTGTCCGGATTGTGAGACGAACACGGTCGTGAGCGATCCCGACCGCGGCGAACTGATCTGCCGGGAGTGCGGCCTCGTCCTGGGCGACGAACCCATCGATTACGGCCCCGAGTGGCGAGCGTTCAACGCCAAAGAACACGATCAGCTCTCTCGAGTGGGCGCGCCGCTCACCCAGTCGATGCACGACCGGGGACTCACGACCACCATCGACTGGCGCAATCGGGACGCGAACGGCCACACGATGTCGGCCGACAAGCACGGACAGCTCCACCGGCTTCGCGTCTGGCAAGAACGCATCCGCACGAAGAACGCCGGCGAGCGCAACCTCAAGTACGCCCTCTCGGAGATCGACCGCATGGTGAGCGCCCTCGGCCTCCCCAACTCGGTCAAAGAGACCGCGAGCGTCATCTACCGGCGGGCACTCGACCGGGACCTCATCCGCGGACGATCCATCGAGGGGGTCGCCACCTCGGCGCTGTACACCGCCTGCCGAGAGGAGGGAATTCCACGGAGTCTCGAGGAGGTAACGGCCGTCTCGCGGGTCGATCAGCGCGAGATCGGACGGACCTATCGCTACATCGCCGACGAACTGAACATCAACCTCGAGCCGACGAATCCGCGCCAGTTCGTCCCCAGGTTCTGCTCGGAACTCGGCGTTGGCAAGGACGTCGAGTCGAAGGCGGTCGAGATCATCGACGCGACAACCGAGCAGGGGCTGCACTCGGGGAAGTCACCGACCGGGTTCGCTGCCGCCGCCATCTACGCTGCCGGACTCCTGTGTAACGAAACGATCCCCCAGCGAGCGGTCGCGGAGACGGCCCAGACGACCGTCGTCACCGTCAGGAACCGCTACCGGGAGCAACTCGACGCGATCGATCAGAGCGTCGAAGCGTAG
- a CDS encoding DEAD/DEAH box helicase, translating to MGLSPSPVAYPVTDDADDADDSASGDGVTESDDSRPPLSLSAFHDACQRAGRPLLTASELARYLERPHSEVTDDLEALAERGNLERLAVSRDPVVWFPAELEDLTERERVVVFPKRREIIVDRPDQFTRAQLSQFAHLADANGESGYRYVVRSEDVWQAPHDSFSGLQRTMRQALGQRSDALESWVESQWDRARQFRLVTHPDGYTVLEAQSAEIMGNVARQKLDEEHVHAPISDTEDWVREGSEAAIKRILYEAGYPVQDDRDLESGDALDVGLEVSLREYQRTWVDRFLEAGSGVYVGPPGSGKTIAAIATMEEVGGETLVLVPSRDLARQWAETVLDVTSLEPEQVGQYHGGRKEIRPITIATYQIAGMDRHRSLFDDREWGLVVFDECQHVPSDVYRRSTHLQSRHRLGLSASPLREDDRAADIFTLIGPPIGTDWEALFEAGFVAEPELEIRYVPWGDDEHRNAYGSAEGRERYQLAATNPGKVAEVRYLLASHPDARALVFVDYLDQGRDLAAALDAPFLSGETAHIERQRLLDSFRHDEIDTLVLSRVGDEGIDLPSADLAIVASGLGGSRRQGTQRAGRTMRPAGGALMYVLATRGTREEEFARRQLQHLGRQGLTVREETVERDLETHERPSSDPDEDS from the coding sequence ATCGGTTTATCGCCGAGTCCGGTAGCCTACCCAGTGACCGACGACGCCGACGACGCCGACGACTCCGCCAGCGGGGATGGAGTGACGGAATCCGACGACTCCCGCCCACCTCTCTCGCTCTCGGCGTTCCACGACGCCTGCCAGCGGGCCGGCCGCCCGCTGCTCACCGCGTCCGAACTCGCCAGATACCTCGAGCGACCCCACAGCGAGGTGACCGACGACCTCGAGGCCCTCGCTGAGCGGGGCAACCTGGAGCGCCTCGCAGTATCGCGCGACCCCGTGGTCTGGTTCCCGGCCGAACTCGAGGACCTGACCGAACGCGAGCGGGTGGTCGTCTTCCCGAAGCGCCGTGAGATTATCGTCGACCGCCCCGATCAGTTCACCCGCGCACAGCTCTCCCAGTTCGCTCACCTCGCGGACGCCAATGGAGAAAGTGGCTACCGGTACGTCGTCCGCTCGGAGGACGTCTGGCAGGCCCCGCACGACTCGTTTTCCGGCCTACAGCGAACGATGCGCCAGGCTCTCGGCCAACGGTCAGACGCGCTCGAGTCCTGGGTCGAGAGCCAGTGGGATCGCGCTCGCCAGTTTCGGCTCGTTACCCACCCCGATGGCTACACCGTGCTCGAGGCCCAGAGTGCGGAGATCATGGGCAACGTCGCTCGTCAGAAACTCGACGAGGAACACGTCCACGCACCGATTTCGGACACCGAGGACTGGGTCCGCGAGGGTTCGGAGGCGGCCATCAAACGGATCCTCTACGAGGCGGGCTACCCCGTCCAGGACGACCGTGACCTCGAGTCAGGGGACGCCCTCGATGTCGGCCTCGAGGTCTCCTTGCGGGAGTACCAGCGAACCTGGGTGGACCGTTTTCTCGAGGCCGGATCGGGGGTCTACGTCGGCCCGCCGGGCAGCGGCAAGACGATCGCCGCGATCGCCACGATGGAGGAAGTCGGCGGCGAGACCCTCGTGCTGGTCCCGAGTCGCGACCTCGCTCGTCAGTGGGCCGAAACGGTGCTCGACGTCACGAGTCTGGAACCCGAGCAAGTTGGCCAGTACCACGGCGGCCGCAAAGAGATTCGTCCCATTACGATCGCGACCTACCAGATCGCCGGCATGGACCGCCACCGATCGCTCTTCGACGACCGCGAGTGGGGGCTGGTGGTGTTCGACGAGTGCCAGCACGTCCCCTCGGACGTCTACCGCCGGAGCACGCATCTCCAGTCGCGCCACCGTCTTGGCCTCTCGGCCTCGCCGCTCCGGGAGGACGACCGCGCCGCGGACATCTTTACCCTGATCGGGCCGCCGATCGGTACCGACTGGGAGGCGCTGTTCGAGGCAGGCTTCGTCGCCGAGCCCGAACTCGAGATCCGGTACGTGCCCTGGGGCGACGACGAGCATCGAAATGCGTACGGGTCGGCGGAGGGGCGAGAGCGCTACCAGCTGGCGGCGACGAATCCCGGCAAGGTTGCGGAGGTTCGCTACCTTTTAGCATCACACCCCGACGCCCGTGCGCTCGTCTTCGTCGATTACCTCGATCAGGGCCGAGACCTCGCGGCGGCGCTCGACGCGCCCTTCCTCAGCGGCGAGACGGCCCACATCGAGCGCCAGCGACTCCTGGACTCGTTCCGTCACGACGAGATCGACACGCTCGTGCTCTCGCGGGTCGGCGACGAGGGGATCGACCTGCCGAGCGCGGATCTGGCCATCGTCGCGTCGGGACTCGGTGGCTCGCGGCGACAGGGGACCCAGCGGGCGGGGCGAACGATGCGTCCCGCTGGGGGTGCGCTGATGTACGTTCTGGCGACCCGCGGAACGCGAGAGGAGGAGTTCGCCCGTCGCCAGCTACAGCACCTCGGCCGGCAGGGGCTGACGGTTCGCGAGGAGACGGTCGAGCGGGACCTCGAGACTCACGAGAGACCCTCGAGCGACCCCGATGAGGATTCGTAA
- a CDS encoding SHOCT domain-containing protein — MRAKTRRLLGSIPALIAVGTLPVAILAWFVIGASAAAFVALFCWIGLLPLSAVLIEEVIGIDGDQHDPVVDERRPTSPEESATDPVEVLRERYARGEIDDEAFERSLETLLESEGSDPETILERRRNRSEPGDREIERETS; from the coding sequence ATGCGAGCGAAGACGCGTCGGTTGCTCGGCTCGATTCCGGCACTGATCGCCGTGGGAACGCTTCCAGTGGCGATTCTCGCGTGGTTCGTGATCGGCGCGTCGGCGGCTGCCTTCGTCGCACTCTTCTGCTGGATTGGTCTGCTGCCGCTGTCGGCGGTGCTCATCGAGGAGGTCATCGGAATCGACGGCGACCAGCACGACCCGGTGGTTGACGAACGCCGGCCTACGAGCCCCGAGGAATCAGCGACAGACCCCGTCGAGGTCCTCCGGGAACGCTACGCCCGCGGCGAAATCGACGACGAGGCGTTCGAACGCAGCCTCGAGACGCTGCTCGAGAGCGAGGGGAGCGACCCCGAAACGATCCTCGAGCGCCGGCGGAATCGTTCGGAACCTGGCGACCGAGAAATCGAGCGCGAAACGAGCTAG